The Polynucleobacter sp. TSB-Sco08W16 genome includes a region encoding these proteins:
- a CDS encoding cytochrome c-type biogenesis protein codes for MKPLFLVFASILFLQCAFANDAAPLADDPVTEQRLISISEEMRCLVCQNESLAGSRSDLANDLRREIRTLIKEGKSDDQIRNFMVERYGDFVLYRPPVKPITWLLWIGPFVILAIGIAVLLGYLRRRNAAAPSKALSAEDNQKMDALLAGLGKDDRNEK; via the coding sequence ATGAAGCCACTCTTTTTAGTATTCGCCTCGATCCTCTTCCTGCAGTGTGCATTTGCCAACGATGCTGCGCCTTTAGCAGATGATCCGGTGACCGAGCAACGCTTAATTAGTATCTCTGAAGAAATGCGTTGTTTAGTTTGTCAAAATGAATCACTGGCAGGGTCTCGCTCTGATTTAGCAAATGATCTGCGTAGAGAAATTCGTACCTTGATTAAAGAGGGCAAGAGCGATGATCAAATCAGAAATTTTATGGTTGAGCGCTATGGCGATTTTGTTTTGTATCGTCCACCAGTAAAGCCAATCACATGGTTGCTGTGGATTGGTCCCTTTGTGATATTGGCAATTGGCATTGCGGTATTGCTTGGCTATTTGCGTAGACGTAATGCGGCCGCTCCAAGTAAGGCTCTAAGCGCTGAAGACAATCAAAAAATGGATGCTTTGTTAGCTGGATTGGGAAAAGATGATCGGAATGAAAAATGA
- a CDS encoding DsbE family thiol:disulfide interchange protein — protein sequence MKAKFLIPLLLFVVLVGFLAVGLNLDPHEVPSPLINKPAPTFEVPQLGQANKTFSPASMKGQVWILNVWASWCVACREEHPVLVEIAKSGLVPLIGLDYKDKREDALAMLEKQGNPYLLSAFDANGRVGIDYGVYGVPETYVIDRTGVIRLKHIGPITPEILKQKIYPLVSELQKS from the coding sequence ATGAAAGCAAAATTTTTAATCCCTTTGCTACTCTTTGTTGTGCTGGTAGGATTTTTGGCTGTTGGCTTAAATCTTGATCCTCATGAAGTGCCATCACCTCTCATTAATAAACCTGCACCTACTTTTGAAGTCCCACAATTAGGGCAAGCTAATAAAACGTTTTCACCTGCGAGCATGAAAGGTCAAGTGTGGATTCTCAATGTGTGGGCCTCATGGTGCGTGGCTTGTCGTGAGGAGCACCCCGTTCTTGTTGAGATTGCTAAATCAGGATTGGTTCCGCTAATTGGCCTTGATTACAAAGACAAGCGTGAAGATGCTCTCGCCATGCTAGAAAAACAAGGCAATCCTTACCTACTTTCCGCCTTTGATGCGAATGGCAGAGTTGGAATTGATTATGGGGTGTATGGTGTACCTGAAACGTATGTAATAGATCGGACGGGGGTCATTCGCCTAAAGCACATTGGTCCGATTACCCCTGAAATTCTGAAGCAGAAGATATACCCATTAGTCAGTGAGCTCCAAAAGTCATGA
- a CDS encoding heme lyase CcmF/NrfE family subunit encodes MIPEFGHYALTLALCVALIQGVLPLVGAHYGRRELLALARPAAQTVFMLLAIAFGILAWSFYANDFSVLYVAEHSNSQLPVVYRFGAVWGGHEGSLLLWIFLLSTWTILVSQLSKALDEFMVARVIGVLGLVTSGLLLFVLTTSNPFERLLPAAQDGRSLNPLLQDPGLVFHPPMLYMGYVGFSVAFAFAIASLLSGRLDAAWARWSRPWTTAAWVFLTLGIALGSWWAYYELGWGGWWFWDPVENASFIPWLVGTALLHSLAVTEKRGGFKSWTVLLAITAFSLSLLGTFLVRSGVLTSVHAFATDPRRGIFILIFLSLVVGSSLALYAWRAPKNTLGGKFSLSSRETFILLGNVFLVVSAGSVLLGTLYPLLIDALHLGKISVGPPYFNSVFVPIMIPLLVLMGIGPWTSWKNTDLLTVIKRLWFAGLIAVFAGIAIPFFMGPFTWLAGLGFLLAFWLIASGCLQVIRQMKIGKPTRSFIGMQVAHLGIAIFVIGVTMVGAYQEEKDVRMLTGETVTVGGYQIQLMGVEAVPGPNYQAMRGTFLLTKNGNSQAFLYPEKRSYFSSTMPMTEAAINTSLTRDIYVSLGEELGDKAWAVRVYYKPFVDWIWGGCLFMALGGVLAMSDKRYRMKLKRVAV; translated from the coding sequence ATGATTCCAGAGTTCGGGCACTACGCACTAACCTTAGCTTTATGTGTTGCATTAATCCAGGGGGTTTTGCCTTTAGTGGGCGCACATTACGGACGTCGTGAGCTATTAGCATTGGCCAGGCCAGCTGCGCAAACGGTATTCATGCTGCTTGCTATTGCCTTTGGAATTTTGGCATGGAGTTTTTATGCAAATGATTTCTCCGTACTCTATGTTGCGGAGCATTCCAACTCACAGTTACCAGTGGTATACCGTTTTGGTGCGGTATGGGGTGGCCATGAAGGTTCATTGTTATTGTGGATTTTTCTATTAAGCACTTGGACAATCTTGGTGTCGCAGCTTTCTAAAGCTTTGGATGAGTTCATGGTTGCTAGAGTAATTGGCGTTCTTGGCCTCGTTACTAGCGGCTTACTGCTCTTTGTGCTGACTACCTCCAATCCCTTCGAACGTTTGCTGCCAGCAGCTCAAGATGGCAGATCATTAAATCCACTTCTCCAAGATCCAGGCTTAGTCTTTCATCCGCCAATGTTGTATATGGGTTATGTTGGCTTCTCTGTAGCATTTGCATTTGCAATTGCCTCCTTATTATCCGGAAGGTTAGACGCTGCTTGGGCACGTTGGTCGCGTCCATGGACCACGGCTGCATGGGTGTTTCTAACTCTCGGCATTGCATTAGGCTCTTGGTGGGCATATTACGAACTCGGTTGGGGCGGTTGGTGGTTTTGGGATCCTGTTGAGAACGCATCCTTTATTCCTTGGCTAGTAGGCACTGCTCTATTGCATTCTTTAGCGGTGACAGAGAAGCGCGGTGGTTTTAAGAGCTGGACTGTGTTGTTGGCAATTACTGCATTCTCACTTTCACTCTTGGGTACATTCTTAGTGCGTTCTGGTGTTCTAACATCAGTACACGCTTTTGCAACTGACCCAAGGCGCGGCATCTTTATTCTCATATTCTTATCGCTAGTCGTCGGTTCTTCATTGGCTCTATATGCATGGCGTGCCCCAAAAAATACTTTGGGCGGAAAATTTAGTTTGAGCTCAAGAGAAACATTTATTTTGTTGGGTAATGTGTTCTTAGTAGTTTCTGCTGGCTCGGTTTTGTTAGGCACACTTTATCCTTTGTTGATTGACGCGCTTCACTTAGGAAAAATCTCTGTAGGCCCCCCTTACTTCAATAGCGTCTTTGTACCAATCATGATTCCATTATTGGTATTGATGGGCATTGGTCCATGGACTAGCTGGAAAAATACTGATCTACTTACTGTAATTAAGCGTTTGTGGTTTGCTGGCTTGATTGCCGTCTTTGCCGGAATTGCAATACCGTTCTTCATGGGCCCATTTACTTGGCTTGCAGGCCTAGGATTTTTATTGGCCTTTTGGCTCATCGCTTCTGGATGTTTGCAAGTGATTCGCCAAATGAAGATTGGTAAACCCACGCGCTCCTTTATTGGAATGCAAGTTGCCCATTTGGGTATCGCCATTTTTGTAATTGGGGTCACCATGGTTGGCGCCTATCAAGAGGAGAAGGATGTGCGCATGCTCACTGGTGAGACAGTGACTGTAGGCGGCTATCAAATTCAGTTGATGGGTGTAGAGGCTGTGCCGGGACCAAATTATCAAGCCATGCGCGGCACTTTTTTACTAACCAAAAATGGCAATTCTCAAGCATTTCTTTATCCAGAAAAACGTAGCTATTTTTCTTCTACGATGCCAATGACTGAGGCGGCGATTAATACCTCTCTCACTCGTGATATTTATGTTTCTCTCGGCGAGGAGTTGGGTGATAAAGCTTGGGCTGTTAGGGTTTATTACAAACCCTTTGTAGATTGGATCTGGGGTGGATGTTTATTCATGGCCTTAGGTGGTGTTCTGGCGATGTCAGATAAGCGCTACCGTATGAAATTAAAAAGAGTAGCGGTATGA
- the ccmE gene encoding cytochrome c maturation protein CcmE: MKPRHKRALMIVAALAVIGIAALLILNALNSNIALYVTPSEVAAGKAPQGQAFRIGGMVKDGSLKRDGLTVHFVITDLVKDIPVAYTGILPDLFKEGKGAVIQGRMNANGEFIASEVLAKHDENYMPPEAKHALEQAQKNGSGK, from the coding sequence GTGAAGCCCAGACATAAGCGCGCATTAATGATTGTTGCTGCCCTAGCAGTCATCGGGATAGCTGCGCTTCTGATTTTGAATGCACTCAACAGCAATATTGCACTTTATGTCACCCCAAGTGAGGTCGCTGCAGGTAAAGCCCCTCAGGGCCAAGCTTTTAGGATTGGGGGAATGGTCAAAGATGGCTCCTTGAAACGTGATGGTTTGACTGTGCATTTCGTGATCACCGATTTAGTGAAGGATATCCCCGTTGCCTATACAGGCATCCTGCCTGACCTATTTAAAGAAGGTAAGGGTGCCGTGATTCAGGGACGCATGAATGCTAATGGGGAATTTATAGCGAGCGAAGTCTTGGCAAAACATGATGAAAACTATATGCCCCCTGAAGCGAAACATGCTTTAGAGCAAGCGCAAAAAAATGGAAGTGGTAAATGA
- the ccmD gene encoding heme exporter protein CcmD, protein MWNSPAEFLAMGGYALYVWSSFGVCLAVLLFEPLSIRARNKAIIRRLKQEQLAEQFDKEGSQ, encoded by the coding sequence ATGTGGAATAGTCCAGCAGAGTTTCTTGCGATGGGTGGCTATGCACTTTATGTGTGGAGCAGTTTTGGAGTCTGTCTAGCCGTTTTATTGTTTGAGCCTCTTAGTATTCGCGCTCGTAATAAAGCCATTATTCGTAGACTGAAGCAAGAGCAGTTAGCCGAACAGTTTGATAAAGAAGGTAGTCAGTGA
- the ccmC gene encoding heme ABC transporter permease CcmC has translation MTDTNNFDKNRLVNWFKLSSPSTFYPVAGKLIPLFWVLTAIFGLAGLWVSFFIAPVDAVQGQGYRIIFIHVPASWMSMFIYLVMAAWAGLGLIFNTRLSAMMAQALAPIGAWMAFLSLWTGAFWGKPMWGAWWVWDARLTSELILLFLYLGFIALQASIDNPRRADKAGAILALVGVVNVPIIYFSVKWWNTLHQGASVSLTKAPAMAQTMLLGMLLMALCFWMYTIAVGLMRVRTIILEREAHTDWVRQLVEVKV, from the coding sequence ATGACTGATACAAATAATTTTGACAAGAATCGCTTGGTTAACTGGTTTAAGTTATCAAGCCCAAGTACCTTTTATCCGGTAGCGGGCAAACTCATTCCCCTTTTCTGGGTATTAACAGCCATCTTTGGTCTGGCAGGTCTTTGGGTGAGTTTCTTTATTGCTCCAGTAGACGCTGTGCAAGGTCAAGGCTATCGCATCATTTTTATTCATGTGCCGGCATCCTGGATGTCGATGTTTATTTATTTGGTGATGGCTGCGTGGGCAGGATTAGGCTTAATTTTTAACACGCGTTTATCAGCCATGATGGCGCAAGCGCTTGCACCCATTGGTGCATGGATGGCCTTTCTGTCTTTGTGGACAGGAGCATTCTGGGGTAAGCCAATGTGGGGCGCTTGGTGGGTGTGGGATGCACGCCTGACTTCAGAGTTGATTTTGCTCTTCCTATATTTAGGTTTCATCGCCTTGCAGGCTTCAATTGATAATCCACGCAGGGCTGATAAGGCAGGTGCAATTTTGGCCTTGGTTGGGGTAGTGAATGTGCCAATCATTTATTTTTCCGTGAAGTGGTGGAACACGCTGCATCAAGGCGCTTCCGTGTCCCTAACTAAAGCCCCGGCTATGGCGCAAACCATGTTGCTAGGAATGTTATTAATGGCTCTGTGTTTCTGGATGTACACCATTGCTGTGGGCTTGATGCGAGTACGCACCATTATTTTGGAGCGTGAAGCCCATACAGATTGGGTGAGACAATTAGTTGAGGTGAAAGTCTAA
- the ccmB gene encoding heme exporter protein CcmB, whose product MNALLAMIRRDLLLVMRRKSEVLTALFFFVVVTSLFPLGIGADTALLRKIAPGVIWVAALLSTLLGLQRMFAADYADGALEQIALSPQPMVLLVAGKMIAHWMVCGLPLVILAPIIGIQFDLDLSSLYILMGTLLLGTPVLSLLGSIGAALTLGVRGGSILMSLLVLPLYIPVLIFGAGAVYANSVGLDTSGHFSLLGALLILALAFVPWVTAAAVKIAIE is encoded by the coding sequence ATGAACGCATTGCTAGCAATGATTCGTCGGGACTTGCTCTTAGTGATGCGTCGCAAGAGTGAAGTGCTGACGGCATTATTTTTCTTTGTTGTTGTGACCAGCTTGTTTCCTCTGGGTATCGGTGCTGATACAGCCCTTCTGAGAAAAATTGCTCCTGGGGTAATCTGGGTTGCTGCTCTGTTATCTACTTTGCTTGGCTTGCAGCGCATGTTTGCGGCCGACTATGCTGATGGCGCTTTGGAGCAAATTGCTTTATCGCCTCAACCTATGGTTCTGTTGGTCGCTGGAAAAATGATTGCGCACTGGATGGTGTGTGGACTACCGCTGGTGATCTTGGCGCCGATCATTGGGATTCAGTTTGATCTGGACTTGAGTTCTCTATATATATTGATGGGAACTCTATTATTGGGTACTCCCGTACTGTCTCTCCTAGGCTCTATTGGTGCTGCGCTCACACTGGGAGTGCGTGGCGGCAGCATACTCATGAGTTTATTGGTCTTGCCCTTGTATATTCCGGTTCTCATTTTCGGTGCCGGTGCGGTATACGCCAACAGCGTGGGGCTGGATACTTCAGGGCATTTTTCGCTGTTAGGCGCCTTATTGATTTTGGCTTTAGCATTTGTACCTTGGGTTACTGCTGCAGCTGTAAAGATTGCGATTGAATGA
- the ccmA gene encoding cytochrome c biogenesis heme-transporting ATPase CcmA, with product MTAYISTISSQPSLVLEARALSCVRGDKALFSGLNFQIAAGDCLHVRGENGVGKTTLLRILTGLSQPESGEVLWNQQALNSQSSAYHRDLLFLGHRDALKEELTALENLQMYAAIDDVELLLEDAMAALRRFGLRGRENLPIHCLSAGQKRRVLMARMLTRQARLWILDEPFNALDAKAVVELEGLIAEHLSAGGLLVLTSHQAVNIANVKVLEL from the coding sequence ATGACAGCCTATATTTCCACAATCTCTAGTCAACCCAGCTTAGTGCTTGAAGCACGTGCTTTAAGTTGTGTACGCGGTGATAAAGCCTTATTTTCTGGTTTAAATTTTCAGATTGCAGCTGGAGATTGCCTACATGTCCGTGGCGAGAATGGCGTAGGTAAAACCACTTTATTGCGAATTTTGACAGGACTGTCTCAGCCTGAATCTGGTGAAGTGTTATGGAATCAACAAGCGCTTAATTCACAGTCCAGCGCTTATCATCGCGATCTATTATTTCTGGGTCATCGCGATGCTCTGAAAGAGGAGCTTACTGCTCTCGAAAATTTACAAATGTACGCGGCAATTGATGATGTCGAGCTATTGCTAGAAGATGCTATGGCAGCATTGCGGCGTTTTGGTTTACGTGGTCGTGAAAATTTACCGATTCATTGTTTGTCTGCAGGTCAAAAGCGACGGGTGTTAATGGCCCGTATGCTGACCCGTCAAGCCCGCTTGTGGATTTTGGATGAGCCTTTTAATGCCTTGGATGCTAAGGCTGTTGTTGAGCTTGAGGGCTTAATTGCTGAGCATCTGTCTGCCGGTGGCTTATTGGTATTAACTAGCCATCAGGCGGTCAACATTGCCAATGTGAAGGTCTTAGAGCTATGA
- a CDS encoding YceI family protein, with amino-acid sequence MKFKLLFTLLATIGLATSAFAAPSTYSTDANHTFAQFEYNHLGFSKQTSRFNTVTGTVTIDQAAKKGSADIIIDTKSVDTGSTFFNGHIQSEDFLSTTQFPTATFQSNDMIFKGDKPVELKGTLTLKGVSKPVTLAITHFECKKHPMSGVDYCGANAETKVKRTEFNMGKYAPNVGDDVTIMIAIEAAKKE; translated from the coding sequence ATGAAATTCAAGTTATTGTTTACATTATTGGCAACCATTGGTTTGGCTACATCAGCTTTTGCGGCGCCATCTACCTATTCGACAGATGCGAATCACACCTTCGCTCAGTTTGAATACAACCATTTAGGTTTTTCAAAACAAACGAGTCGCTTTAATACTGTTACTGGCACAGTGACGATTGATCAAGCAGCAAAAAAAGGTAGCGCAGATATCATTATCGATACCAAGTCAGTAGATACTGGCTCAACCTTCTTTAATGGCCATATTCAAAGCGAAGATTTTTTATCTACAACACAGTTCCCAACAGCAACATTTCAGTCAAATGACATGATTTTCAAGGGCGATAAGCCAGTTGAATTGAAGGGCACTTTGACATTAAAGGGTGTCAGCAAGCCGGTTACCTTGGCTATTACACACTTCGAGTGCAAAAAGCATCCAATGTCTGGTGTTGATTACTGCGGTGCCAATGCTGAAACTAAGGTAAAGCGTACTGAGTTCAATATGGGTAAATATGCTCCTAACGTTGGCGATGACGTCACCATCATGATTGCGATTGAAGCAGCGAAAAAAGAGTGA
- a CDS encoding YceI family protein, whose translation MRNNVSFFRKGLVAILAMTLSASLYAVEYSSIDVAKSKITFTTKLMGSKLAGGFGKFSGKVSFNPDGPEKAKASLMIDIASFNAGGEELQEEAKGKDWFNTKLYPNATFTSDAVKVTGPNSLEIHGSLAIKGKSVPVVIAAKYQTQGKQIIFDASFQLLRLDYGLGAGNWADTSAVSNEVPVKVNLVLNQK comes from the coding sequence ATGAGAAATAATGTTTCTTTCTTTAGAAAAGGCTTGGTAGCAATTCTGGCAATGACTCTATCAGCATCCCTGTATGCGGTTGAGTATTCATCGATTGATGTTGCTAAAAGCAAAATTACTTTTACAACGAAGTTGATGGGCTCCAAACTGGCAGGTGGTTTTGGGAAGTTTTCTGGAAAAGTTTCTTTTAATCCCGATGGGCCTGAAAAAGCTAAAGCCTCTTTGATGATTGATATTGCTAGCTTTAATGCGGGCGGCGAAGAGTTGCAAGAAGAGGCTAAAGGGAAGGATTGGTTCAATACCAAACTCTATCCTAACGCCACATTTACCTCTGATGCAGTTAAGGTCACTGGCCCTAATAGCCTTGAGATTCATGGCTCTCTGGCTATTAAAGGAAAGTCGGTACCAGTAGTTATAGCGGCAAAGTATCAGACGCAAGGCAAGCAAATCATATTTGATGCCAGCTTTCAGTTGTTGAGATTGGACTATGGTTTAGGCGCTGGTAATTGGGCTGACACATCAGCCGTATCCAATGAAGTGCCTGTCAAGGTCAATTTAGTGTTGAATCAAAAGTAG
- a CDS encoding cytochrome b: MKQSRYTGFAILLHWVMALLILVTWSIAIVVSDMPLSPTRIAGYSWHKWLGVTVFFLAVVRLLWRSTHPAPELNLRMPAWQERVMKLTHVALYLLMVAIPVVGWLMSSAKGYTVNYFGLFELPDLVEKDKALGHTLKEVHEWLANGLMALVVLHILAALKHQLIDKDGLLSRMSFRGARNEK, translated from the coding sequence ATGAAGCAGTCTCGATACACCGGCTTCGCTATCCTCCTTCACTGGGTGATGGCACTTCTAATTTTAGTTACTTGGTCTATTGCGATTGTGGTGAGTGATATGCCCTTGAGTCCCACCAGGATTGCTGGGTACAGCTGGCATAAATGGCTTGGTGTAACTGTTTTCTTCTTGGCGGTAGTTCGCTTGCTTTGGCGTAGTACCCATCCCGCTCCTGAGCTGAATTTGAGGATGCCCGCTTGGCAAGAGAGGGTGATGAAGTTGACCCATGTAGCCCTGTACTTATTAATGGTTGCCATTCCGGTAGTAGGTTGGCTCATGAGTTCTGCCAAAGGTTATACCGTTAACTACTTTGGGCTCTTTGAATTACCTGATTTAGTCGAAAAAGATAAAGCCCTAGGTCATACCCTAAAAGAGGTTCATGAATGGCTCGCTAACGGCTTAATGGCTTTGGTAGTTCTGCATATCTTAGCTGCCCTTAAACATCAATTGATTGATAAAGATGGTTTATTAAGTCGCATGTCTTTTAGGGGCGCTCGCAATGAGAAATAA
- a CDS encoding flavodoxin family protein — MSKVAVVFHSGYGHTVKQAEAVAKGANGTLVAIDAEGNISDAQWAALNDADAIVFGSPTYMGTVSWQFKKFADASSKQWFSQQWKDKVFGGFTNSATMNGDKHSTLHYFFTLAMQHSGVWVGTGLMPSNAKSAKRDDVNYVGSSAGAMMTTPSDASADEVNAGDLETARLYGERIAKITQKLRG, encoded by the coding sequence ATGAGTAAAGTAGCCGTAGTTTTTCATAGTGGATATGGGCATACCGTAAAACAAGCTGAAGCTGTAGCTAAAGGCGCTAATGGAACATTGGTCGCAATTGATGCAGAAGGTAATATTTCGGATGCTCAGTGGGCTGCATTAAACGATGCGGATGCCATCGTATTTGGCTCACCAACCTATATGGGTACTGTGAGCTGGCAGTTCAAGAAGTTTGCTGATGCAAGTTCTAAACAGTGGTTTTCACAGCAGTGGAAAGACAAAGTATTTGGCGGGTTTACCAATTCAGCAACGATGAATGGCGATAAACATTCCACTTTGCATTACTTCTTCACTTTAGCAATGCAGCACTCTGGTGTATGGGTTGGTACTGGCTTGATGCCATCAAACGCCAAGTCAGCTAAGCGAGATGATGTGAACTATGTTGGCTCATCTGCAGGTGCAATGATGACAACGCCATCTGATGCAAGCGCTGATGAAGTAAATGCTGGCGACTTAGAGACTGCACGTTTATATGGCGAGCGCATAGCTAAGATTACACAGAAGTTGCGCGGCTAA
- a CDS encoding MarR family winged helix-turn-helix transcriptional regulator — MNFLPTLRSLVSAYQAFEHYSAPDLKGLGLTMTQFDVIATLGNQPPMTCKELGEKTLVTKGTLTGVLERLQTKGILERKMNPEDARSQMIGLTDAGQKLFERVFPAHLQHLEKAFEKLSPKQLKEVQESLNLLKDIF; from the coding sequence ATGAACTTTTTACCCACCCTTCGAAGCTTAGTTTCTGCCTATCAAGCGTTTGAGCATTACTCTGCGCCAGATTTAAAGGGCCTGGGCCTCACAATGACTCAATTCGATGTCATTGCTACCTTGGGCAATCAGCCGCCAATGACTTGCAAGGAGCTGGGAGAAAAAACCTTGGTGACCAAGGGCACCTTAACGGGTGTGTTGGAACGTCTACAGACAAAAGGCATTTTAGAGAGGAAGATGAATCCAGAGGATGCTCGTAGCCAAATGATTGGTTTAACAGATGCAGGTCAAAAGTTATTTGAAAGAGTATTTCCTGCGCACTTACAGCATTTGGAAAAGGCATTTGAGAAGCTGTCTCCAAAGCAATTAAAGGAAGTGCAGGAGTCATTGAATTTACTTAAAGATATTTTTTAA